In the Natrinema sp. CBA1119 genome, CGAATCCGGTGTACAACTGGACGAGCGAGGCGCCGGCCCGGATCTTCTCGTATGCGCTTTCGGCCGAGTCGACGCCGCCGACGCCGATGATGGGCAATTCGCCGTCCGTGTACTCGGCAAGTGTGCGAATGACCTCGGTCGAGCGACTTTCGAGGGGGTTCCCGCTGAGTCCGCCCCACTCCTCGCGCCGGGGCGACTCGAGTCCCTCGCGACTCGTCGACGTGTTCGTCGCGACGATGCCATCGAGATCGAACTCCCGGACGATGTCGACCAGGTCGAAGACTGACTCCTGGGGCTCGTCCGGGCCGATCTTTACCAGTATCGGCACGTCCCGATCGTTTTCGGCCTCGAGCGTTTCGAAGATCGCCCGGAGGTGCTCGGGTGACCCCTCGTCGAACTCGTCGGGCGTGTTCGGACAGGAGACGTTGACTACGACGTAGTCGGCGAACGGCGAGAGCCGATCGAAGACGCGCCGATAATCCTCGATCGCCTCTGCTTCGCTCGAGGAGTTCATCTTGCCGACGTTGACGCCCAGCGGGACGTCGGGGGTGCCGTCGGCCTCGAGTCGCGATTTGACGCGCTCCATTCCCTGGCCGTTGAATCCCATCCGGTTGACCATCGCCTTGTCCTCGCGCAGGCGGAAGAGTCGGGGCCGGTCGTTACCCGACTGCGGATAGGGCGTGACGGTTCCGATTTCGACGAAACCGAAGCCCAGCGCCGCGAGCGCGTGGGTCACTTCGGCGTTCTTGTCGAACCCGGCGGCGACGCCGACCGGGTTCGGAAACGTCGCGTCGAACAGGTCGACCTCGAGCGCCGGATCGTCGTACCGATACGCGTACGAGAGGGCTGCACGTGTCGGCCACGTCGACTGGGCCGCCCGGAGCGTCCGCTTGCCCAGATCGTGGGCCGTCTCGGCCGGCAGTTTGAACGCGAAGGAGCGAATCCGCGAGTACAGCGTCATTGCCGGGACGTGAGAGCGGGCAACAGGTAAACGTCCCGAAGCGGTCGCGACCGACCACTCGTCGAGTCGGTCGCGATCAGAGTGACTCGAGTGCGTCGCTCACGTCCGATACCGACCGCAGGTCGTCCAGGGCTGCCAGCGCGTCGTCGACGGCCACAGATGCCGGGGCGTACGCGGCGCACATCTGGAACTTCTCGTGGAGCTCCTCGATCGAGAGTGGGTCGTCGTGGGTGCCCGGCGGCCGCTCTTGCATGCGTTCGTGGGTCTCGCCGTCGCGGGTCGTCACCGCGACGCGGGCGGCGTTGGAGTCGTAGGGCAACTCCTCGTCGACGGCCAGCGAGACCCGTTCACGAACGGTCTGAACCGCCGGCTCGTCGATGTTGTCCTCGTCGAATGCGGCGAGTCCGACGTCCCGGTCGGCGATCGCGCGCCCGATCAGGTACGGCATCGAGAACTTCGCCTCGAGTCCCGTCGCAGGGTCGTCGTGGGCGAGCGCGTCGGCCGCGCCCTGGGAGGCCGTCACCCGAACCTCGTCGATATCGGCCGCCTCGAGGGCGTACTCCTCGGCGAGCTCGATCGCGGCGTAGATCGCGGTGTGAGTGTAGTAACAGCAGGGATACTTCTTGACGTCGATGCCGTCCTCGCACAGCGCCCAGTGCGAGCCGAGGTCGGGCACCCGCTCGAGGTCCGGTTCGCGGTCCCCGCGATAGAGGTCGAAGAAGCCGCGATCTCCGTCGATCGCTCTCGAATCGGCGGTCGCCCCCTCGGCGGCGAGTAGGGCCGCGGTCGTGCCCGATCGAGCGGCCTGGCCAGCGTGGATCGACTTGGTCGTCGTCCCGAAGTTTCGCTTGAGGCCGGCCGGCATCGAGGCGGCGATATTGAGCGCGTGTTCGGCGTGGCCGGGGGAGAGCCCGAGCAAGTTCGCGACGGCCGCGGTGGCACCGAAGAGGCCGATCGTCGACGTGGCGTGCCAGCCGCCCTCGTAGTGGCCGGGGCTGATCGGTCTCGAGAGGTAGTGTTGCGCCTCGAAACCGGCGACGAAGGCCGTAAGAACGTCTCGTCCGCTCGCTCCCTCGCGCTCGCCGACGGCCAGCAGCGGGGCGACCATCGGCACGCTCGGGTGACCGTCCATCGCCGCCAGCGCGACGTCGTCGAAGTCCAGCGCGTGGCCGGCGGTCGCGTTCACCAGGACGGCGTCGGACAGCGGGAGTTGCCGGTCGCGACCGAGCACCGTCGTCTCGCCGGTTTCGGCGGCGGTCGCACTCCCGGCGACGGTCCCGCCCTCGGCACCCGCTCCCGCGAGGGTCACGCCGACGGTATCGAGGATCGCGCGTTCGGCCAGTCGACGCGCGTCGTCGGGCACGTCGTCGTCCGAGAGCGATACCACGAACGCTGCGAGGTCGG is a window encoding:
- a CDS encoding MmgE/PrpD family protein; translated protein: MPAGESGVATDLAAFVVSLSDDDVPDDARRLAERAILDTVGVTLAGAGAEGGTVAGSATAAETGETTVLGRDRQLPLSDAVLVNATAGHALDFDDVALAAMDGHPSVPMVAPLLAVGEREGASGRDVLTAFVAGFEAQHYLSRPISPGHYEGGWHATSTIGLFGATAAVANLLGLSPGHAEHALNIAASMPAGLKRNFGTTTKSIHAGQAARSGTTAALLAAEGATADSRAIDGDRGFFDLYRGDREPDLERVPDLGSHWALCEDGIDVKKYPCCYYTHTAIYAAIELAEEYALEAADIDEVRVTASQGAADALAHDDPATGLEAKFSMPYLIGRAIADRDVGLAAFDEDNIDEPAVQTVRERVSLAVDEELPYDSNAARVAVTTRDGETHERMQERPPGTHDDPLSIEELHEKFQMCAAYAPASVAVDDALAALDDLRSVSDVSDALESL
- a CDS encoding quinone-dependent dihydroorotate dehydrogenase, whose translation is MTLYSRIRSFAFKLPAETAHDLGKRTLRAAQSTWPTRAALSYAYRYDDPALEVDLFDATFPNPVGVAAGFDKNAEVTHALAALGFGFVEIGTVTPYPQSGNDRPRLFRLREDKAMVNRMGFNGQGMERVKSRLEADGTPDVPLGVNVGKMNSSSEAEAIEDYRRVFDRLSPFADYVVVNVSCPNTPDEFDEGSPEHLRAIFETLEAENDRDVPILVKIGPDEPQESVFDLVDIVREFDLDGIVATNTSTSREGLESPRREEWGGLSGNPLESRSTEVIRTLAEYTDGELPIIGVGGVDSAESAYEKIRAGASLVQLYTGFVYEGPSTAKRINRGLVALLDRDGFSSVEEAVGADLER